TGGTCGTTTTGGGGGTGTTGTCATCGTTAAGCTCGAATGAGATAACATAGTCTTGTCCCCAAATACTCGAGCGTGCCACAAAAGCAAGTTTTGGGTGTTTATCATATGAACGAGAATGTCTAACCAAGAATGCTTGTATGGTTAATGTATCATCCCAGTGTTTCGAAACACACTTGCATCTCGACAATGACTTGGATGGCAGCCTCGTCAAgatttcaattttaatttcttCAGGAATATCGTCTGCATCAGATGCAGCACTCGTATTGCAGTGCTCTACATTCAACTCCATGGAACTATCAACTATGCTAGTAACTAGAATTCAACCCACAAGACCACTTTATTAAGACGGTTTAAATTCAATCAAAATCGCAACAGAACACGAAAAGGAACACAATATTCAAAacttattttgatcaaagtaattGTGTTTATGTGAAAACGTTATAATTAAGGCAGCCACAAAGGGTTTTTGACTTATTTTACAATGAAGAAACCCtagtactattatattttgtggaCACCGgcgcagcagaggcccaacatcCAACACGGGGTGGCCCATGCTTCTGTACAACATATAATATCTTAGAATTATTATATCCCTTACCTTAATTATCTAACACAATTTGGAAACCGATAAAATTCTGTAATATATCCTATATAGACCGCAAAATAACACTTTCCTAAAATCAATTGAGAACTAACTGAAACTGTCTAAACTGAATTGAATTTAATGGAGCTGAATTGAAATgaaatgaactgaactgaaataagagtTGATTTGTGAAGAaaagagttgaactgaactgaatgaaatTGAACTAAACtaactgaatagagctgaaccGAACTGAATTGAAATAAGCTGACTTGATTCATTGACAAGAGATCACGTGAAAGCTaatttaatacacggttttaataaaaaaaaaacattaaaaataaagttcgtattttttttttgttccaacgaagcgcgcacttagtcgcattacaatagagAGGAGGAGGAATCGAACCTGGGACCAattgtccacaatacctccgtcCATAAAGTTCGTATTTATGTACTCCTATATGACATTATATTTCACAAGCTCTTAAAACTTTTAGGAAAAATAAATGCCTTGaaaaacaataacaaaattaCCACAGCATCACATGGACTTCTACAAGTGTGAGGTAGGAAATCGGATGTACTCATGTACACACCTTCCGCTTGTGTTAACGACACAATCAACGGTGTCTGAATAATCCATAATAAAAATTTGATTGAGAATGAAATTGCATTGATAGATTACCGTCTCACATGAAAAAGAAGGCGAACCTATCAAAATCTCGAATCTTAACATTCACATAGGCAGATGGGAATAACATAAAATGATATACGAGTATATGAAAACTATAATTCAGTATGTTCCTCTATGGCGAACTTCTCAAGATCATACAATAAATACCAAGAATACTCGGAATTAATCAATTTCGAATATTGTAGCAGGGTGCTACCTCCTGCAATAGTCGCCCCTTGAGCGCCGTAAGGTATCACTATGGGAATTTTTTtagtaaaaatcctcttcttccAAGCTGCATTCGGATTTTTATGGTTAAATAATGTCCATTGTTCTACCCCATCAGTCGCATCATATTGCATTTTCCAAATTAATAGAGTTGGGCGTTCTTTCAAAGATGTCAAATAGTATCGTCTATGATTTATGGGTGTCGTGACAAGCTCGTTATCTTTGAACGCCTCACGATTCAAATCAAAAGCACCAACAGTTAGCACAATAGAATTACTGATTCTATTTTGGTAATGGACCCAATAAATCACTCCATTAAGACAAAGGCTATTGGTAATACTCCACAAAGGCGAGTTCTTAATCAGCGAGCTAGGTAAAGATTTTAAGTCTACTGGGTTCCAATATTTCGATCCAACAGTGAGTATCGCGGCCTTGGTAGTACACTCTTTGCTTCCACTTTGGTAAATACTACACAGAACTTTGAATACCTTCTGTACAGGATCAAACCCTAATGCATACCAAAATCTGAATAGATCCACAGGCTTGGTAGTTATAGCAGTAGTTATAGCAGGAAGACGGATAAAATCCCGGGTTTTTAGGTTTAAAAGACCGACACACGTTGAAAATGGATCAAAGAGACAAATTAAATAGTTGCATATATTGGACTTGTAAAATGAATTACCCATAAGAAATTCAGTGTAATATACATCATGTCCTCTGACTCGAGACGTAGTTGTTTTCTTCTTTGCTACACTCGTGATCGTGATTTTGGGGGTGTTGTCATCGTTGAGCTCGTATGAGATAACCGAGTCTTTTCTCCAACAAGTCGAGTGTTCCACAAAAGCAAGTTTTGGATGTTTATCATAGGAACGAGAGTGTTTAAGCAAGAACACTTGTATGGTTAATGTATCCTTCCAGTGTTTCGAT
This sequence is a window from Silene latifolia isolate original U9 population chromosome 8, ASM4854445v1, whole genome shotgun sequence. Protein-coding genes within it:
- the LOC141594560 gene encoding putative F-box protein At1g30930, which encodes MEMNVERKVKGRVKRRRMCDTRNTSNADIPEEIQIDILSRLPPKSLSRCKCVSKHWKDTLTIQVFLLKHSRSYDKHPKLAFVEHSTCWRKDSVISYELNDDNTPKITITSVAKKKTTTSRVRGHDVYYTEFLMGNSFYKSNICNYLICLFDPFSTCVGLLNLKTRDFIRLPAITTAITTKPVDLFRFWYALGFDPVQKVFKVLCSIYQSGSKECTTKAAILTVGSKYWNPVDLKSLPSSLIKNSPLWSITNSLCLNGVIYWVHYQNRISNSIVLTVGAFDLNREAFKDNELVTTPINHRRYYLTSLKERPTLLIWKMQYDATDGVEQWTLFNHKNPNAAWKKRIFTKKIPIVIPYGAQGATIAGGSTLLQYSKLINSEYSWYLLYDLEKFAIEEHTEL